A genomic stretch from Corynebacterium faecale includes:
- a CDS encoding replication-associated recombination protein A encodes MAQDSLFDTPGNPGARASQAANQYFHPGAHAPLAARMRPRTLDEVVGQQHLLGPGRPLRRLIEGSGEASVILYGPPGTGKTTIASLISAATGDRFVALSALSSGVKEVREVITRARTDLLHGERTVLFIDEVHRFSKTQQDALLAAVENRTVLLVAATTENPSFSVVAPLLSRSLLLQLEPLTEADIRSVLDRALIDDRGLAGRITASAEALDQLVLLAGGDARRGLTYIEAAAEAVDDGGELTLDIVRANVNRAVVRYDRDGDQHYDIVSAFIKSIRGSDVDAALHYLARMMEAGEDPRFIARRLVVHASEDIGMADPMAMQVAVAAAQAVQLIGMPEARINLAQATIHLATAPKSNAVINAMDAALSDVKQGHIGTVPAHLRDGHYEGAKKLGNAVGYAYPHDDPRGVVRQDYLPENIRDRVYYQPTDHGGEKRISEYLGRLRRIIRGI; translated from the coding sequence ATGGCCCAGGATTCCCTCTTTGACACTCCAGGAAACCCAGGAGCACGCGCCTCCCAGGCGGCGAACCAGTACTTCCACCCGGGTGCGCACGCCCCACTGGCGGCGCGCATGCGACCACGGACCCTCGATGAGGTGGTGGGGCAGCAGCACCTACTCGGCCCCGGCAGACCTCTACGCCGGTTGATCGAGGGGTCGGGTGAGGCTTCTGTGATCCTCTATGGCCCGCCCGGGACAGGAAAAACCACCATCGCGTCGCTCATTTCAGCTGCGACAGGTGACAGATTTGTGGCGTTATCCGCTCTGTCCTCTGGTGTGAAAGAGGTCCGCGAGGTGATCACCCGTGCGCGCACCGATCTGCTCCACGGCGAACGCACCGTGCTGTTCATCGACGAGGTTCACCGGTTCTCTAAAACCCAACAGGATGCACTGCTCGCCGCGGTGGAGAACCGCACCGTGCTGCTCGTCGCCGCGACCACGGAGAACCCGTCTTTCTCGGTGGTCGCACCCCTGCTCTCCCGTTCTCTCCTGCTGCAGTTGGAACCGCTCACCGAAGCTGATATCCGTAGCGTGCTGGATAGAGCGCTTATCGACGACCGCGGCCTCGCCGGTCGTATCACGGCGAGCGCGGAGGCACTCGATCAGTTGGTTCTGCTCGCCGGCGGCGATGCCCGCCGCGGCCTGACCTATATCGAGGCGGCAGCGGAGGCCGTGGATGACGGGGGAGAGCTCACCCTCGATATTGTCCGGGCCAACGTCAACCGGGCGGTGGTCCGTTATGACCGCGATGGTGACCAGCATTATGACATCGTCAGTGCCTTCATCAAATCCATCCGTGGCTCCGATGTGGATGCCGCGCTGCATTATCTGGCCCGCATGATGGAGGCCGGTGAGGATCCCCGATTCATCGCCCGCAGATTGGTGGTGCATGCCAGCGAGGACATCGGCATGGCTGATCCCATGGCCATGCAGGTGGCGGTGGCGGCAGCCCAGGCGGTCCAACTCATCGGAATGCCCGAGGCTCGCATCAATCTCGCCCAGGCCACCATCCATCTGGCTACGGCTCCGAAGTCCAATGCGGTGATCAACGCGATGGATGCGGCGCTGTCAGATGTGAAACAGGGCCACATCGGAACCGTCCCGGCACACTTGAGGGACGGTCATTATGAGGGTGCCAAAAAGCTGGGTAACGCTGTGGGTTATGCCTATCCCCATGATGATCCCCGGGGAGTGGTCCGTCAGGATTACCTGCCCGAGAATATCCGTGACCGTGTCTACTATCAGCCCACCGACCACGGCGGGGAGAAAAGAATATCCGAGTATCTGGGACGACTGCGCCGGATCATCCGCGGAATCTGA
- a CDS encoding phosphotransferase family protein translates to MLSHEDIVEIAEDLLAKRYGGTQKLSEVERLGGSGTAMVLRARVANSPFLQQRSVVLKYIPATGDLFDDSALLREIVSYQFTTSLTEEVRPGPVILAYDIDKRIMVLSDSGNGDTFADLLHQRTGDQRMQILRNLGQSLGSLHAATADREADFDILMSRMLARYPATTDMQKQRDSLLPTAVEVGLQILEDTGIPIPQVVHDFARDAQRRLISGHHRAFTPFDLSPDNIIVAERTHFLDYEVAGFRDATFDVACVIAGFPQFVFSHPLSDDEADELIDAWVQEVRGIWPNVNNEDRLHARIVTALIGWALSSVALMQLGSIAGVATYLNAGAVGLEEFSIPRTHEEDELVRQDINETFTALQRFAARGADNRFPEVARFAGDVVQSLIGAER, encoded by the coding sequence ATGCTGAGTCACGAGGACATCGTTGAGATCGCGGAGGACCTGCTTGCCAAGCGCTACGGTGGGACCCAGAAGCTCAGCGAGGTGGAACGGCTCGGTGGTTCCGGAACCGCGATGGTGTTGCGTGCCCGGGTGGCCAACTCCCCGTTTCTCCAGCAGCGGTCGGTGGTGCTGAAGTACATTCCGGCCACCGGGGACCTCTTCGATGATTCCGCGCTGCTGCGGGAGATCGTCTCCTACCAGTTCACCACCTCCTTGACTGAAGAGGTTCGACCCGGTCCGGTCATCCTCGCCTATGACATCGACAAGCGCATCATGGTGCTGTCTGATTCCGGCAACGGTGACACCTTCGCTGACCTCCTCCACCAGCGCACCGGTGATCAGCGCATGCAGATCCTCCGCAATCTGGGACAGTCACTCGGCAGCCTGCATGCCGCCACCGCCGACCGCGAGGCAGACTTTGACATCCTGATGTCCCGGATGCTTGCCCGGTATCCGGCCACCACTGATATGCAGAAGCAGCGCGACAGCCTGCTGCCCACCGCGGTCGAGGTCGGTCTGCAGATCCTGGAGGACACCGGGATTCCCATCCCGCAGGTGGTCCATGATTTCGCCCGTGACGCCCAGCGTCGACTGATCTCCGGGCATCACCGTGCCTTCACCCCGTTTGATCTCTCTCCCGATAACATCATCGTGGCCGAGCGCACCCACTTCCTTGATTATGAAGTCGCTGGCTTCCGCGATGCCACCTTTGATGTGGCCTGCGTCATCGCCGGTTTCCCGCAGTTCGTATTCAGCCATCCACTGAGTGATGATGAAGCCGATGAGCTCATTGATGCCTGGGTGCAGGAAGTCCGTGGTATCTGGCCGAATGTGAACAATGAGGACCGCCTCCACGCCCGTATCGTCACCGCCCTCATCGGGTGGGCGCTCTCCAGTGTCGCTCTGATGCAGTTGGGGTCGATCGCCGGTGTGGCCACCTACTTGAATGCCGGAGCGGTCGGGTTGGAGGAATTCTCGATCCCCCGCACCCATGAGGAGGATGAACTGGTCCGCCAGGACATCAACGAGACCTTCACCGCTCTCCAGCGATTCGCGGCCCGCGGTGCGGACAACCGTTTCCCCGAGGTTGCCCGCTTCGCCGGTGATGTTGTGCAGTCACTGATTGGTGCGGAGCGGTAA
- the aspS gene encoding aspartate--tRNA ligase has product MLRTHLSGELRKENAGQSVTLTGWVARRRDHGGVIFIDLRDRSGIAQVVFRNEDVAERAHALRSEFVLQVTGTVEARPEGSENPNLASGDIEISVTEFTVLNESAPLPFQIEDASSAGEVGEETRLKYRYLDLRRPVQANALRLRSAANKAARTVLDGHDFTEIETPTLTRSTPEGARDFLVPARLKPGTFYALPQSPQLFKQLLQVAGMERYYQIARCYRDEDFRADRQPEFTQLDVEMSFVDQEDVITLAEEILAEVWKLIGYEISSPIPRITYADSMRLYGSDKPDLRFDIQITECTEFFKDTSFRVFKNEYVGAVVMKGGASQPRRQLDAWQEWAKQRGAKGLAYILVGEDGELGGPVAKNITDAERADIAAHVGAEPGDCIFFAAGDTKSSRGLLGAARDEIAKKLDLIKDGDWSFVWVVDAPMFESAADATASGDVALGNSKWTAVHHAFTSPKPEFLDSFDENPGEALAYAYDIVCNGNEIGGGSIRIHQRDIQERVFKVMGISEEEARDKFGFLLDAFAFGAPPHGGIAFGWDRIVSLLGGFDSIRDVIAFPKSGGGVDPLTDAPAAITPQQRKESGIDAKPKAPQAAASEAAEASK; this is encoded by the coding sequence GTGCTGCGCACTCATCTCTCTGGCGAGCTTCGTAAAGAAAACGCCGGCCAGTCAGTAACCCTGACCGGCTGGGTTGCCCGTCGCCGTGACCACGGTGGCGTGATCTTCATTGATCTCCGCGACCGCTCCGGTATCGCCCAGGTCGTTTTCCGCAATGAGGACGTCGCCGAGCGTGCACACGCACTGCGCAGCGAGTTTGTCCTCCAGGTCACCGGTACCGTTGAGGCACGTCCTGAAGGTTCCGAGAACCCCAACCTGGCCTCCGGCGACATCGAGATCAGCGTCACCGAGTTCACGGTTCTCAATGAGTCGGCGCCGCTGCCGTTCCAGATTGAGGATGCCTCCTCGGCTGGCGAGGTCGGCGAGGAAACCCGCCTGAAGTACCGATACCTGGACCTGCGTCGCCCGGTGCAGGCAAACGCCCTGCGCCTGCGTTCCGCCGCCAACAAGGCTGCCCGCACGGTTCTGGACGGCCACGATTTCACCGAGATCGAGACCCCGACCCTGACCCGCTCCACCCCTGAGGGTGCACGTGACTTCCTGGTTCCGGCGCGTCTGAAGCCGGGCACCTTCTACGCTCTGCCACAGTCCCCTCAGCTGTTCAAGCAGCTGCTGCAGGTTGCCGGCATGGAGCGTTACTACCAGATCGCGCGTTGCTACCGCGATGAGGACTTCCGTGCTGACCGCCAGCCGGAGTTCACCCAGTTGGACGTGGAGATGTCCTTCGTTGACCAGGAAGATGTCATCACCCTGGCGGAGGAGATCCTGGCGGAGGTCTGGAAGCTCATCGGTTATGAGATCTCCAGCCCGATCCCACGCATCACCTATGCCGACTCCATGCGCCTCTACGGCTCCGACAAGCCTGACCTGCGATTCGATATCCAGATCACCGAATGCACCGAGTTCTTCAAGGACACCTCCTTCCGTGTGTTCAAGAATGAGTATGTCGGCGCAGTCGTGATGAAGGGCGGGGCATCACAGCCACGCCGTCAGCTCGATGCCTGGCAGGAATGGGCCAAGCAGCGTGGCGCCAAGGGGCTCGCCTACATCCTCGTCGGTGAAGACGGCGAGCTCGGCGGCCCGGTGGCCAAGAACATCACCGATGCAGAGCGCGCGGATATCGCGGCTCATGTTGGTGCCGAGCCCGGTGACTGCATCTTCTTCGCAGCCGGCGACACCAAGTCCTCCCGCGGACTTCTCGGTGCCGCCCGTGATGAGATCGCCAAGAAGCTTGATCTGATCAAGGATGGCGACTGGTCCTTCGTCTGGGTTGTTGATGCCCCGATGTTTGAATCCGCAGCAGATGCCACCGCCTCCGGTGACGTTGCCCTGGGCAACTCCAAGTGGACCGCCGTCCACCATGCCTTCACCTCCCCGAAGCCTGAGTTCCTTGACTCCTTCGACGAGAACCCGGGCGAGGCCCTGGCCTACGCCTATGACATCGTCTGCAACGGCAATGAGATCGGTGGTGGATCCATCCGTATCCACCAGCGTGACATCCAGGAGCGTGTGTTCAAGGTCATGGGCATCAGTGAGGAGGAAGCGCGCGATAAGTTCGGCTTCCTGCTCGATGCCTTTGCTTTCGGTGCGCCTCCACACGGCGGCATCGCCTTCGGCTGGGATCGTATCGTTTCCCTGCTGGGTGGCTTTGATTCCATCCGCGACGTCATCGCCTTCCCCAAGTCGGGTGGCGGAGTTGATCCGCTGACTGACGCACCTGCGGCGATCACCCCGCAGCAGCGTAAGGAATCAGGCATCGACGCGAAGCCGAAGGCTCCGCAGGCCGCTGCTTCCGAGGCTGCAGAGGCATCAAAGTAA
- the ypfJ gene encoding KPN_02809 family neutral zinc metallopeptidase: MTFRGDISRSGGKARKGGGGRGMAVGGGIGGLVLVGLFLLLGGNPGQVQDMLGQGTDQGQIESGGNYDHCQTGEDANTHDDCRLYYTSFSVNEMWERVLPEQANLQYDEPGLEIFTNTTQSGCGMASASTGPFYCPSDQYAYFDLTFFDQMRQFGGENAPFAQMYIVAHEYGHHVQNLEGTLGLSDYNNPGAESNAVMIELQADCYAGIWASYADKGPDRLLEPITEEELDAALTTAGAVGDDNIQRRSGGEVNPESWTHGSSQQRKDSFLAGYNSGQMSSCDFLDRGVYQDT, translated from the coding sequence ATGACTTTTCGTGGAGATATTTCCCGCTCGGGCGGAAAGGCCCGCAAGGGTGGCGGTGGCCGGGGCATGGCTGTCGGTGGTGGCATCGGCGGTTTGGTGCTCGTCGGCTTATTTCTACTCCTGGGAGGAAACCCCGGGCAAGTCCAGGACATGCTGGGCCAGGGAACCGACCAGGGGCAGATCGAATCCGGTGGCAATTACGATCATTGCCAGACCGGAGAGGACGCCAACACCCATGATGACTGCCGCCTGTACTACACCTCATTCTCAGTGAATGAGATGTGGGAAAGAGTTTTGCCGGAGCAGGCCAACCTCCAATACGACGAACCCGGCCTGGAGATCTTCACCAACACCACCCAGTCCGGTTGCGGCATGGCGTCTGCCTCCACGGGACCGTTCTACTGCCCATCTGATCAGTACGCTTATTTCGACCTGACCTTCTTCGATCAGATGCGTCAGTTCGGCGGGGAGAACGCACCGTTTGCCCAGATGTACATCGTGGCACATGAATACGGCCACCACGTGCAAAACCTCGAGGGCACGCTCGGGTTATCTGATTACAACAACCCCGGTGCAGAATCCAATGCGGTGATGATTGAACTGCAGGCAGACTGCTATGCCGGAATCTGGGCAAGTTATGCCGACAAGGGTCCGGATCGCCTGCTCGAACCGATTACGGAGGAGGAACTCGACGCTGCCCTGACCACTGCCGGGGCCGTCGGTGATGACAATATTCAGCGTCGCTCCGGTGGTGAGGTCAACCCCGAGAGCTGGACTCATGGTTCCTCACAGCAGCGCAAGGACTCTTTCCTCGCCGGCTACAACTCCGGCCAGATGAGCTCCTGCGACTTCCTTGATCGCGGCGTGTACCAGGACACTTAA
- a CDS encoding DEAD/DEAH box helicase yields MSNMTSTDRMRSHTQLHAAERHLHRAEQTRELLRSLELPSGVHITRSTKIGNDQSRFIPQLPSDLTWTSNFYLKAFFEGLDVEKQLRDYIAATTRLPVLMEQVRAGSGNILRRLLNPEATRRAESALFDLMVQVDKLDGHVPNIQQLLDSALVATQIQHNGVQVFPGAHPVGQRFIDAARSEIARQIGDFAPRFRQWDGRDLKQIRPLVRSYAVDPNSEMRLRADAERALEEINRERVQVLLEQLPVDALRTATNHRLRFGSLDTIGITTVADVARASLSLLASAQGIGDQTARRMKAAAQTLEREALGRNTVFIGDTPTKPAVALIRILFRFDQADALSPAERERRTRIIDYIQDIPETAATDWIVIGTGEDQGRAAWDRFLDDLAWVGANPNLFHPQTITQPPADIWQDYLSRPAHYQGLLATLLGREIEGADEHLDATTLQRIRDLELNTTHVHDLHLRGYQSFGARFSVIQKKILLGDDMGLGKTVQAISVAAHLSATGDDFRTLVVVPASVIVNWVRECRRFTDLPIFIAHGDNKQDAVKAWSESTGILICTYDGARTLDIPAPGLFIADEAHLIKNPGSKRSKACARLIDAADYALLMTGTPLENRVSEFVSLIRYIQPDLITRGMSTMSAEDFRARIAPAYLRRNQADVLDELPERTDSIDWIELSPDDREAYDACVKTADWMGMRRSAMLSPHPHKVSAKMNRIIELLDEAEEHGRKTLIFTFFLDVLDELERVLGERAIGRIAGSVPAMQRQALVDALTNAPAGSALIAQITAGGVGLNIQSASQVIICEPQVKPTVEQQAVARVHRMGQTATVNVHRLIGDDTADERMLEILAGKAKIFDVYARLSETAEIPDAVDITEAQLAANIIDAERARLGLD; encoded by the coding sequence ATGTCTAACATGACCTCCACGGACCGGATGCGCAGCCACACCCAGCTCCACGCTGCTGAACGCCACCTCCATCGGGCGGAGCAGACCCGGGAACTCCTCCGCAGCCTGGAGCTCCCATCCGGGGTACACATCACCAGATCAACCAAGATCGGAAACGATCAGTCACGGTTCATTCCCCAATTGCCATCAGACCTGACCTGGACATCCAACTTCTACCTCAAGGCCTTCTTTGAGGGACTGGACGTGGAGAAGCAGCTGCGGGACTATATCGCCGCCACCACCAGGCTCCCCGTGCTGATGGAGCAGGTGCGCGCCGGGTCGGGAAACATCCTGCGCCGGCTACTCAATCCAGAAGCCACCCGCAGAGCCGAATCCGCACTCTTTGATCTCATGGTCCAGGTGGATAAGCTCGACGGCCACGTCCCGAATATTCAACAACTCCTGGATTCAGCCCTCGTGGCAACACAGATCCAACACAATGGAGTCCAGGTATTTCCTGGTGCGCACCCGGTGGGGCAAAGATTCATTGACGCCGCAAGGTCCGAGATCGCCCGCCAGATAGGAGACTTCGCGCCACGCTTCCGCCAGTGGGATGGCAGAGATCTCAAACAGATTCGACCCCTGGTCCGTTCCTACGCCGTGGACCCCAACTCGGAAATGCGACTCCGGGCTGATGCCGAGCGTGCCTTGGAAGAGATCAACCGGGAACGGGTGCAGGTTCTCCTGGAGCAACTTCCCGTGGATGCCCTGCGCACAGCCACCAACCACCGGCTCCGGTTCGGATCGCTGGATACCATCGGCATCACCACCGTCGCCGATGTGGCACGGGCCTCCCTTTCCCTTCTGGCCAGCGCCCAGGGTATCGGTGACCAGACCGCCAGGCGCATGAAAGCCGCCGCCCAGACTCTGGAACGGGAGGCACTGGGCCGAAATACAGTGTTCATCGGCGACACACCGACAAAACCAGCCGTGGCACTGATCCGGATACTATTCCGTTTCGATCAGGCCGATGCACTATCACCGGCGGAACGGGAACGCCGAACCCGCATCATCGACTACATCCAGGACATACCCGAGACCGCCGCCACAGACTGGATCGTCATCGGCACCGGGGAGGATCAGGGGAGGGCAGCATGGGACCGCTTCCTGGATGATCTCGCCTGGGTGGGCGCAAACCCCAACCTCTTCCATCCCCAAACCATCACCCAGCCACCGGCGGATATCTGGCAGGACTATCTCTCCAGGCCCGCCCATTACCAGGGGCTCCTGGCCACACTCCTGGGCAGGGAGATCGAAGGCGCAGATGAGCACCTCGACGCGACCACACTGCAGAGAATCCGTGATCTGGAACTGAACACCACCCATGTCCACGATCTCCATCTTCGCGGATACCAATCCTTCGGGGCCCGTTTCAGCGTGATCCAGAAGAAGATCCTCCTCGGCGATGACATGGGCCTGGGAAAAACAGTCCAGGCGATCTCCGTTGCCGCCCACCTGAGCGCCACAGGGGATGACTTCCGAACCCTGGTTGTGGTGCCGGCATCAGTGATCGTCAACTGGGTCCGCGAATGCCGTCGCTTCACCGACCTTCCCATCTTCATCGCGCACGGAGACAATAAACAGGATGCGGTGAAGGCCTGGTCCGAGTCCACAGGCATCCTCATCTGCACCTATGACGGGGCCCGCACCCTGGATATTCCCGCGCCGGGACTGTTCATCGCCGACGAGGCGCATCTGATCAAGAACCCCGGGAGCAAGCGGAGCAAGGCATGCGCGCGACTCATTGATGCCGCTGATTACGCCCTCCTCATGACCGGCACCCCCTTGGAGAACAGGGTTTCCGAGTTTGTCAGCCTCATTCGTTATATCCAGCCGGACCTGATCACCCGGGGGATGTCCACGATGTCCGCCGAGGATTTCCGTGCCCGCATCGCTCCGGCGTATCTCCGCCGTAACCAGGCCGATGTGCTCGACGAACTGCCCGAACGCACCGACTCCATCGATTGGATCGAGCTCTCACCAGATGACCGTGAGGCCTATGATGCCTGTGTCAAGACTGCAGACTGGATGGGCATGCGCCGCTCGGCGATGTTGTCACCTCACCCCCACAAGGTTTCCGCCAAGATGAACCGCATCATCGAGCTCCTCGACGAAGCTGAGGAGCATGGCCGCAAAACGTTGATCTTCACGTTCTTCCTCGATGTTCTCGACGAGCTCGAGCGGGTGCTGGGCGAGCGTGCCATCGGCCGGATCGCCGGCAGTGTGCCGGCCATGCAACGCCAGGCGCTTGTCGACGCCCTGACCAACGCCCCCGCAGGCTCCGCACTGATAGCCCAGATCACCGCCGGGGGAGTCGGGCTCAACATTCAGAGCGCCAGCCAGGTCATCATCTGTGAACCACAGGTCAAACCCACCGTCGAGCAACAGGCCGTCGCCCGCGTCCACCGCATGGGCCAGACAGCCACCGTCAATGTCCATCGACTCATCGGTGATGACACCGCTGATGAGCGCATGCTGGAGATCCTCGCCGGCAAGGCGAAGATCTTCGATGTCTACGCACGACTCTCTGAAACCGCCGAAATCCCCGATGCCGTGGACATAACAGAGGCCCAGCTGGCAGCCAACATCATCGATGCTGAACGAGCCAGACTGGGCCTGGATTAA
- a CDS encoding tyrosinase family protein gives MDIRQNIYSLTDEQLLRFQDAVNGIKTDGTYDYFTEQHHHSMHQATVFPWETGEHLLRNSAHRGPAFLPWHRYYCREFEQALQEKDPSVTLPYWDWSADSSAGAGAPLWNTDPDAGRIYIGGDGTGPESTVTTGPFAGWEVLIEWGTGFTRRPGGLRRQLGLSIPTLPTQADVTACINDYPVYDTDPWHPGSVGSFRNQLEGWPNGPAMHNRVHVWVGGDMGPGTSPNDPVFFLHHAYIDLIWAQWQQLHGNSYLPVTEGPGEHNLNDEMAYLDTPSPTPANCLDYRHAMGYIYDTDPPTAQLDDATLAFTNVMSGDTERRSLVFQVRSAQPITFEVVPSSGLRPPYSLLHDEPTIIHEPRVDSRPFDEVRIWFAFTAGTEPGPAPDGSIQIRCVETGEIFDITLTGSTQDPDCR, from the coding sequence ATGGACATCAGGCAGAACATCTACTCGCTCACGGATGAGCAGCTGCTGAGATTTCAGGATGCTGTGAACGGTATCAAGACTGATGGCACCTATGACTATTTCACCGAGCAGCACCATCACTCCATGCACCAGGCGACGGTTTTCCCGTGGGAAACAGGCGAACACCTTCTGCGAAACTCAGCTCACCGCGGACCAGCATTCCTGCCCTGGCATCGTTATTATTGTCGGGAGTTTGAGCAGGCGCTTCAGGAGAAGGATCCTTCGGTCACGTTGCCCTACTGGGATTGGTCCGCTGATTCCTCCGCGGGTGCGGGTGCCCCGTTGTGGAATACCGATCCAGACGCCGGTCGCATCTATATCGGCGGAGACGGCACCGGGCCTGAGTCCACGGTGACCACCGGCCCGTTCGCAGGATGGGAGGTACTCATTGAATGGGGCACCGGCTTCACCCGCCGTCCAGGTGGGCTCAGACGGCAACTGGGCCTGAGTATCCCCACCCTTCCCACGCAGGCTGATGTCACCGCCTGCATTAACGATTACCCCGTCTATGACACCGATCCCTGGCATCCGGGCAGCGTGGGCAGTTTCCGCAATCAGCTGGAGGGCTGGCCGAATGGGCCTGCCATGCATAACCGGGTCCATGTGTGGGTGGGTGGAGATATGGGACCGGGTACGTCGCCGAACGATCCGGTGTTCTTCCTCCACCACGCCTATATCGATCTGATCTGGGCTCAGTGGCAACAGCTCCATGGCAATTCCTACCTCCCGGTCACGGAGGGGCCTGGCGAACACAATCTCAACGATGAGATGGCCTACCTGGATACGCCATCCCCAACCCCTGCGAACTGTCTGGATTACCGCCATGCGATGGGATATATCTACGATACGGATCCACCCACGGCGCAACTCGACGATGCCACCTTGGCCTTCACCAACGTGATGTCCGGGGATACCGAGCGACGGTCCCTGGTATTCCAGGTCCGCTCCGCACAACCGATCACCTTTGAGGTAGTCCCCTCCAGTGGCCTGCGCCCGCCCTATTCTCTTCTGCACGACGAACCCACGATCATCCATGAACCCAGGGTGGACAGTCGTCCCTTTGATGAGGTCCGCATCTGGTTCGCCTTCACTGCCGGGACCGAGCCCGGGCCAGCCCCTGATGGCTCCATCCAGATCCGTTGCGTGGAAACAGGTGAGATATTCGACATCACCCTGACCGGTTCCACGCAGGACCCGGACTGCAGATAG
- a CDS encoding CBS domain-containing protein gives MSEHQATDPAVAFLAAFNDIEAYLRSELNAKRSDSFRWMVRLAEKKHLISKEQSEALDAFAELRNAISHGPYKNLRPIADPRPDTVTMIEHIRDVLTDPPIALQVLPRQDVCSLRMADPITDALDIIRTTEISQFPVYGDDGYVALLTTNTIARWVAVDLGDNSHLDATTVAEVLDYAEASDSAVFMPRNATAQEVIDVMTGPDLPWSVIVTEHGKPDQKPLRLISGRDMRAMLELMEV, from the coding sequence ATGAGCGAGCATCAAGCGACCGATCCCGCTGTCGCCTTCCTGGCGGCCTTCAACGACATAGAGGCATACCTGCGTTCTGAACTCAACGCGAAGCGATCTGACAGTTTCCGATGGATGGTTCGACTTGCGGAGAAGAAGCACCTTATCTCCAAGGAGCAGTCTGAGGCGTTGGATGCATTCGCGGAACTGCGCAACGCCATCAGCCACGGACCCTACAAAAACCTACGGCCCATCGCTGATCCGCGCCCCGACACCGTGACCATGATTGAGCACATCCGGGATGTGCTCACCGATCCGCCGATTGCCCTGCAGGTACTACCGCGGCAGGACGTGTGCTCGCTGCGGATGGCGGATCCGATCACCGACGCCCTGGACATCATCCGCACCACGGAGATCTCACAGTTCCCCGTTTACGGCGATGACGGTTATGTCGCCCTTCTGACCACCAACACCATCGCGCGCTGGGTGGCGGTTGATCTCGGTGACAATTCCCACCTGGATGCCACCACGGTGGCTGAAGTTCTGGATTACGCAGAGGCCTCGGACTCGGCTGTGTTCATGCCCCGAAATGCGACCGCACAGGAAGTGATTGATGTGATGACCGGGCCGGATCTGCCGTGGTCGGTGATTGTGACAGAGCATGGGAAGCCTGATCAGAAACCATTACGTCTCATCAGCGGTCGGGACATGCGCGCCATGTTGGAACTGATGGAGGTCTGA